AAGCGGGCTCTAATGCGATTCAAGAAGTGGCTTTTACCCTGGCAGATGGAATTGCTTATGTCGAGGCCGCTCTTAATGCAGGGTTGGAAATTGACCAGTTTGCTCCACGACTCTCCTTCTTTTTCAACGCTCACTCCAATTTTTTGGAGGAGATCGCCAAGTTTAGGGCTGCCCGCAGAGTATGGGCAAAGATAATGAAAAACCGGTTTAAAGCTGATAACCCCAAATCCTTGATGATGCGTTTCCATACCCAAACAGCCGGTTGTACGTTGACGGCTCAACAACCCGAGGTGAATATTATGCGGGTAGCTTTTCAGGCCTTGAGTGCTGTGCTGGGCGGTACCCAATCATTGCACACCAATGCCTGGGATGAGGCCTTAGCTCTTCCCAGCCAAGAATCGGCTCTACTCGCTTTACGAACCCAACAGACCATTGCCTACGAAACTGGAGTTACAGAAACAGTGGATCCATTAGGGGGATCTTATTGTGTGGAAAAATTAACAGAGGATATAGAGAAGGCCGTTTGGGGCTACCTCGAGAAGATTGATGAATTAGGCGGTGCCGTACGGGCCATTGAACTTGGTTTTCAACAAAAAGAAATCCAGACAAGTGCCTATCGTTATCAAATGGAGATCGAGAATCAAAAAAGGATTATCGTTGGGATTAACAAATTTGAGATTAAACAAGATCCACCACAAGGGTTACTCAAAGTAAATCCCAAAGTCGAACAAGAACAAAAACAACGATTAGCCGCTGTGTATCGGAAAAGAAATCAGGCTGAGGTAGAGAACAGTCTGATTCGGTTGGAAAAAGCCGCAAAGAGCACGGAAAACTTAATGCCTTTTTTTCTGGATTGCGTGCGGAATTACACCACCTTGGGTGAAATCTGTGACGTTTTACGACAAGTATTTGGAGAATACCGGCAAGATAACACCTTTTAATCAGGAGGAGTCGTAATGGAAAAAGAACAACGTATTCGGGTCTTAATCGGCAAAGTCGGATTGGATGGTCATGATCGCGGGGCTAAAGTCATAGCTCAGGCCCTGCGGGATGCCGGGATGGAAGTTGTTTATACCGGCTTACGACAAACCCCGGATCAAATTGTCGAGGCAGCGATTCAAGAGGATGTTCAAGTCATTGGAATTAGCATCTTATCGGGTGCCCACAGTTATCTGCTCCCGAGAATCATTGAGCTTCTAGCCCGAGAAGGAGCTCAGGATATCCCAGTAATCGCAGGGGGAGTCATTCCCAAAGATGACCAAGAATTTTTGAAAGAAGCAGGAGTAGTTGAGATATTTGAAACAGGAACACCCACGGGGGATATTGTTACTTTTATCAAAGAGTATAATAAGGGTTTACGTAACGATGTAGAGGCTTAAGAAAGGAGAATTAAGATAATATGGACCTTCAATTAAAGCTGGACCATCTGGGGATCGCTGTCAAAAACCTAGACGAGGCTATAAGTGTATACCTTGGCTTAGGGCTAAGTTGTAGTCAACTTGAAACGATCCCTGAACAAAAAGTTCGGACGGCTACTTTACGGATAGGTGACACCAATCTGGAACTATTAGAGCCTATGGAAGCCAACAGTCCCGTTGGGAAATTCCTTGCAGCCCGTGGTGGAGGTATTCATCATTTAGCATTTCAAGTCGAGAGTATTGAAGAAAAGTTATTTGAATTAAAAAATTCAGGAATACGTTTAATCGATAAGACCCCTAGAATTGGATTGGGTGGAAGCAAGGTCGCTTTTATTCATCCCCAAAGTACTTTCAACACCCTAATAGAACTGGTTGAGCGTTGCAGCCAGGTTTAAGGAGGTGGAACCCTTGGATATCTACGCTAAACTTAGCGAACTAACAGCTTTACAAGAAGCAACAAAACTAGGAGGTGGTGTTGGGCGCATCATTAGGCAACACGAAAACGGCAAAATGACTGCGCGTGAGCGGATTGATGTACTCCTTGACGTCGATAGTTTTATTGAGACCGATACCTTTATTAAAGGAGAAATGACCGATTTTACAAAACCAGACGTGGTCAACGTAGGGGAAGGTGTCGTTACAGGCTATGGTACAATACATGGTCGCTTAGTTTATATTTTCTCCCAGGACTTTACCGTTTTCGGCGGAGCTTTGGGGGACCTTCACTCCCGAAAAATTTGTAAAATCATGGACCTTGCTCTAAAAAACGGCGCTCCTGTTATCGGCCTTAATGACTCGGGGGGAGCACGTATCCAAGAGGGAGTTAGTGCTTTATCTGCTTACGGAGACATCTTCTATCGAAATACCTTGGCCTCTGGAGTAATCCCACAAATTTCAGTTATCATGGGGCCCTGTGCCGGTGGCGCTGTCTATTCTCCGGCTATTACCGATTTTACATTTATGGTGGATAAGACCAGCCAGATGTTTATTACCGGCCCCCAAGTTATAAAATCTGTGACAGGGGAGGAGGTAACGACTAAAGAATTGGGGGGGGCCATGGTTCATAACCATACAAGCGGAGTAGCCCATTTTCTTGGTCAATCGGAAACTGATACCTTGGAAATGGTCAGGCATTTACTGACCTACTTGCCTCAAAACAATCTCGAGGAGTCCCCCATATTAGAGGGCAAGCCACCTAAAGCAGAAGATGACGATCTGCTAAACGTAGTACCAATTGAACCCAATAAACAATATGATGTCCGGGATGTCCTCTATCTTCTCGTCGATGGCGGTGAATTCTTTGAAGTTCATCAACGTTTTGCGCAAAATATTGTAACCTGTTTTGCTCGTTTCGAGGGTATGGCGGTGGGTATTGTTGCGAATCAGCCCGCCTATCTCGCCGGTTGCTTAGATATTGATGCTTCTGATAAACTATCCCGTTTTGTACGTTTTTGTGATTGCTTTAATATACCCTTAATAACATTCGTAGATGTTCCTGGCTTTCTTCCAGGAGTTGATCAAGAATATCGTGGAATTATCCGTCATGGAGCTAAAATCCTGTATGCTTACTCCGAAGCCACAGTCCCCAAGATTACGATTATTTTGCGGAAAGCTTACGGCGGTGCTTATGTCGCTATGTGCAGTCGCTCCTTAGGAGCGGATGTCGCTGTAGCCTGGCCGACAGCAGAAATCGCGGTTATGGGACCGGACGGTGCAGCGAATATTATCTTCCGGGAAGAAATTATGAAGTCTGCAGATCCTAAGGCCACCATGAAACAAAGAACTGAGGAATACCGCGAAAAGTTCGCAAACCCTTATATTGCTAGTGCCAAGGGTTTGATTGACAATATTATCGACCCGCGTGATACCCGAAAAATGATTATTCAAAGTCTCAACATGCTAAATTCTAAACGAGAAGCGCATCCGCGAAAGAAGCATGGCAATATTCCATTTTAGGGGGTGAAAAGATGTTTCGGAAAATCTTAATTGCAAACAGAGGGGAAATCGCTGTCCGAATCATTCGAACTTGCCAAGAGATGCAGGTTAAGACCATTGCCATTTACACGGAAGTCGATTCAGACTCTCTCCATGTTAAACTTGCGGATGAAGCAGTTAAATGTGTCTCCAGAACTGGTTACTTGGATATGGAATGGATTATCCAAAAAGCAGTGAACATGGGGGCGCAAGCGATTCACCCAGGTTACGGTTTTTTAGCAGAGAACCCGCTTTTTGCAAAGAAGATTCTGGAAGCCGGGCTTGTCTTTATCGGTCCTGATGCACACACCATGGCCTTAATGGGAGATAAATCAAAAGCTCGAGAAACGATGGCTTCCTCTGGTTTTCCTGTCGTTCCAGGAGGCACGGGGATTGTCATGAGTACAGAAGAAGCACTACCTATGGCCAGGACACTGGGTTACCCAGTACTGATCAAGGCCGTTGCCGGAGGGGGAGGCCGAGGCATGCGACTCGTCCTTGAAGAGGATCAACTTGTTCTGAGCTTGGAGAGCGCAAGCTCTGAGGCAAAAGCCTGCTTTAATAATTCAGATGTTTATTTAGAAAAATACCTCGAGGGATGCCGACATGTGGAAATACAAATTCTAGCGGACAACTATGGAGAAGTTGTCTCCTTAGGCGAACGAGATTGTTCTATCCAACGACGGCATCAAAAATTGATCGAAGAGTCTCCATCGCCTGCTCTGACACCCGAGCTTCGAAATCGCATGAGCGAGGTTTCCTGTAACGCAGTTAAAGCCGTTGGTTATCGTGGTGCCGGTACCCTTGAGTTTCTGTTAGACAAAGACTTGAATTTTTACTTTATGGAAATGAACACCCGTATTCAGGTTGAACACACAATCACAGAATTAATTTGTGGCCTTGATCTGATTAAGGAGCAGATCCGGATTGCAGCCGGAGAGCCGTTAGGGTATAAGCAGACCGATATTCGGCTCACAGGTTGGGCTATGGAATGCCGTATTAATGCTGAAGATCCGGTTACCTTCATGCCTTCACCCGGCAAAATTGAATATTTCCGCCCACCAGGAGGGTTTGGAGTCCGAGTCGACAGTGCCGCTTACTCTGGATATACAGTTACCCCTTTTTATGATTCCCTTATCAGCAAACTCCTCGTTTATGGCCGAACACGAGCAGAAGTCTTAGCCCGAATGCAGCGTGCTCTGGCAGAATTTAGTATTAGCGGAGTAAAGACGACGATCCCTTTCCATCAACGAATCTTAGCAGACAAGGACTTTCAAAGAGGGAAATTCACAACAGACTTTATTCAGAAAAAACTTGATTCAGAGAAAGAAAACAGTTTAGAACTTGAGTACCACTCAGATCTTGACGATCAAGCAAGAGATAACCTACTAATCGCGGTTCTTAGCGCCGCAATTGAAACTTATGAAAAATCAGAACATGTGCGCTACCGGATTATTAACATTCAACCTTCTGGTAAGATGCGTTCAGCATGGCGTTTGGCTAGTTTATATGGAGGTGGTTGATCATGAAAAAATTTCTGGTACGTGTAAACGCTCAAGAATTTGAAGTCGAAGTTGAAGAGATAACACAAAAGGCAGCAAAGAATACTCCGGCTTTGCAAAGCCCTGTCAAACATCAAATAACTGGTAGTGGAAATGGGCACGTATTGGCCCCCATGCCTGGGGTAATTACACAGGCCCATGTTAAGATTGGAGACATCGTTAAAGCGGATCGAACGGTAGTGACTTTAGAAGCTATGAAAATGGAAAATCGAATTCCAGCTGGTAAGGACGGGCGGGTATTGGATATCCTAGTCAGTGTCGGTCAAAATGTTACAGCGGGAGAACTTCTCGTCGTCATTAGTTGATTTATTGGTAGTGTCAGACAACTCAGGAAGTCCTTCCATACCGTTCGACAATGAAATCCATAAAGTAGCGGCTGGCAATGGGCAATACCTTCTTGTTTTTAAAGGCCAGGGAAATGGTGCGGACAATAGGCGGGGACAGCTCCAGGGTGGCGATACAATATGGGGATCTGCTGATGATTAATTTCGGCAGAATCGATATTCCCAAACCGCTTTCAATCATGGACATAATCGTATAATCGTCATGAACACGGTATTGGACGTTAGGATGGAGATTTTCCCGTTTAAAAAACTCCAAGGGCACGCTTAACTGGCCTTCATCTAAGAGGATATAGGCTTCATCCACCAGGTCCCGGAGTGAAATTTTCTCCTTGCAGGTTAAGGGGTGGTTCTGAGACACGACCACCAGCATTTCATCCTGCTGGAGAGGGATGGTCTTCAGTTCAGATACGGCTTGGGCGTCGGGATTGACAAAGCCGAAATCCACGCTTCCTTCTTTAATCAGCTGGGCAATGCTGGTGTACTCCCCCTGGTGAAGCTCAAAGCGAACGGAAGGGTACCGGGCTTTAAAATCCCTGATCAAATCAGGCAGCCAATTGCTGGAGACACTGGAGAAGGTGCCGATGCGAATAATCCCTTTCTGCAGTCCTTGCATTTCCCGGCGTTTTTCCTCAAGTTCCCGGTAGGAATAATGGACCGCTTTGATGTAGGGCAGGAATTCCTCGGCATCAGGGGTCAGGGTGATCCCTTTGCGGGAACGCAAAAAGAGCACGGTGGAAAGCTCCTCCTCAAGGGCGCGGATCATCTGGCTGATGGCGGATTGAGTGTAGCCCAGTTCCTCAGCGGCTTTGGTAAAACTTCCTGTTTCCATGATTTTCATAAAAGCTTGATAGCGATTCATTGCTTACCTCAAATACATTAGAAAATCTTATATATTCATTATGGAAATTCGTTTTACTTATGTCAAGAGGGGAGAGTATGATGAGAACAAACAAGAATGATTGATCAGAGGTAAGTTTCAATGAGCAACAAGAATATCCCCTGGAAAAACGGGATCAAAGACGGCATTCCTATCGCACTCGGCTATTTCGCCGTTTCCTTTACCTTCGGCATTGTGGCAAAGAAGGCCGGCCTGACGCCCTTTCAGGCTGTCTTTATGTCCGGAGCCAACCTGACCTCAGCCGGCCAATTCGGAGCACTGGCTTTAATCGGGACTTCCGCTACATATCTGGAAATGGCCCTGACCCAGCTGGTCATTAATTTGCGCTACTGCCTGATGTCCTGTTCACTATCCCAAAAATTTGAGGCAGGAGCAGGCTGGCCCCACCGTTTTCCGGTGGCCTTCGGTGTTACGGATGAAATATTCGGGGTATCCGTCTGCAAAAAAGGGAAACTGAACCCCTTCTACAATTACGGTTTGATGAGCGTCAGTATACCGGGCTGGATGTTGGGTACCTTTTGCGGGGCAGTTTCAGGAGGGTTGTTACCGGCCAGGATTATCAGTGCCTTAAGTGTCGCTCTGTACGGGATGTTTATCGCGGTGATTGTCCCGCCGGCCAAGGGTAACAAGCTCTTGACAGGAATCATTGGCTCATCTATGCTGCTGAGTTTGTTATTTGCCCAACTGCCCATCCTCAGTGAAATCTCCCAGGGATTCAAAATCATTATTTTAACGGTATTAATAGCAGGAATGGCAGCACTCCTGTTTCCTGTGAAGGAGGAGGCTGCCCATGAGAGGTAATACCTATCTCTATATCCTGGTCATGGCGGGTGTTACCTATTTGATCAGACTCTTTCCTTTGCTTTTCATGCGTAAGGAAATCAAGAATGTATATCTCAAATCCTTCCTATATTATGTACCCTATGTCACCCTGGCGGTAATGACCTTTCCCGCGATCTTAAAGGCCACGGCAAGCCTGTGGTCCGCCCTGGCAGGATTCGGCACGGCCTTAATCCTGGCTTACCGGGGCGGCAGTCTGTTCAAGGTTTCCCTCCTGGCATGTCTAACGGTCTTTATTATAGAGTTGATGGTTTAGCAATAGAGAAGAGGCAAATTTGCGCCCTCGCTCTATTGCTTTTTTTAAGCGCTTAAAGAAACAGCCTGCAGTTGTTTGGCTAATACCGGCAGCACTTCTTTGATATCGGCGACAAGTCCGTAGTCAGCAACCTTAAAAATCGGGGCATTCGGATCTGAATTGATGGCCACAATGCAACTGGAGTTCTGCATGCCGGCCAAATGCTGAATGGCGCCGGATATCCCACAGGCAATATAAAGTTTGGGTTTAACTGTTTTGCCCGTTTGGCCGACTTGGTGGGCATGATCGATCCAGCCAGCCTCCACTGCAGCGCGGGAAGCGGCCACCGAGGCGCCCAGCATGTCAGCTAGTTCGATTAATTTATGGAATCCTTCCTGTCCGCCAGCTCCGCGGCCCCCGGCTATAATAATTTCAGCATCTTCGATATTTATTGAGGCCTTTGCAGCCTTAACTAACTCTATAACCTTGGAACGAATAACTTCAGGAGGAATATGATAAAGTTCTTCAATGATGTCCCCGCGTCGATTAGTGTCTAGAGGGAGCTTTTGCATGACACCGGGACGGACGGTTGACATCTGAGGCCTATGATTAGGGCAAGCTATAGTAGCCATAAGGTTTCCCCCAAAGGCAGGACGTGTTTGCAGAATAATTTTCTCCTTTGGCTCTACAGCTAACTCGGTACAGTCTGCGGTTAATCCGGTTCCAAGACGCCGGGCCAGACGAGGGGCAAAATCTCTTCCGATAGTGGTAGCACCGAGCAGGACAGCCTCCGGTCGGTATTTTTTTATCAAATCCGCAAGCACATAGGTGTAGGGTTCGGTACGATAGTGGTTGAGATCGGGATTATCCACAACGATAACTCTGTCTGCCCCATAGGCAATGAGTTCATTAGATATTATTTTAATGTGCTGGCCTAACAATACTGCGGTAACGCCGGTTTGCCGCTGTATCGCCAACTCGTTGGCAATACCCAAAAGTTCTAAGGCCACCTCGGAAAGTTTTCCTTGACGTTGTTCGGCAAAGACCCATATTCCATCGTAATTCTCCAGGTTGACGTTTGAAGTGGATTTTTCCTCTTCTAAGATAGCATTAAATTTACAAACTTCAGCACACGCACCACAGTTCGTACAGTTATCTTTAAATTGGGCTAGTTTATCGATAACCTCAATAGCTGCAAAAGGACACTGCCTTACGCAAAGCCCGCATCCTTTGCAGCGTTCGTTTAATAATATCATTTGCGAAACCTCCTGCTGATAAATTATTATTTAGCGGCATTTGAGACAACTAAATTGAGAAGTTGGCACTCTTTAAAGCACTCAATAAGTTTTTGGCACTTTTCAGTGTTAGAGCCTTCAAGTATTGTACAGGTCCGCTTCTGTTCAGGGACAAAGGTACGTCGTACCTGAGTTGGAGAGCCTTTCAGACCGAGATAATTGTAATCCGCATTAACATCCTCTGCGCCCCATATTAAAATCCCTTGCTCGTTAGCACGCATGATGCCCCGAATTGAAGGATAACGCGGAGAATCAGGAGCTTTAAGAACAGTAAACAGAGCGGGGAGTTGGATGTCAACGATCTCGTGGCCATCTTCGATGGCGCGTTCAACACGACAGGTCTTGTCATCAAGAAGGGTAACATTTTGAACATATGTCGCCTGGGGCAGACACAGGAGTTCAGCGATTTGCGGCCCAACCTGTGCAGTATCACCATCGATGGCTTGGCGACCTGCGAAAATCATGTCAATATCACCAATTTTTCCAATAGCCTGACTTAAGGCATAGGAGGTTGCCGCAGTATCGGCTCCCGCAAATGCTCTGTCGCTGAGCAGAATGGCTTGATCCGCTCCCATAGCAAGTGCTTCCAGGAGTGCATCTGCAGCTTGTGGAGGGCCCATGGATAAAACGACTA
This Desulfosporosinus orientis DSM 765 DNA region includes the following protein-coding sequences:
- a CDS encoding AzlD domain-containing protein, with amino-acid sequence MRGNTYLYILVMAGVTYLIRLFPLLFMRKEIKNVYLKSFLYYVPYVTLAVMTFPAILKATASLWSALAGFGTALILAYRGGSLFKVSLLACLTVFIIELMV
- a CDS encoding electron transfer flavoprotein subunit beta/FixA family protein produces the protein MRIIVCIKQVPDTHEVKIDPKTGTLIRSGVPSIINPEDRHALETALILKDQHGAEVVVLSMGPPQAADALLEALAMGADQAILLSDRAFAGADTAATSYALSQAIGKIGDIDMIFAGRQAIDGDTAQVGPQIAELLCLPQATYVQNVTLLDDKTCRVERAIEDGHEIVDIQLPALFTVLKAPDSPRYPSIRGIMRANEQGILIWGAEDVNADYNYLGLKGSPTQVRRTFVPEQKRTCTILEGSNTEKCQKLIECFKECQLLNLVVSNAAK
- a CDS encoding biotin/lipoyl-containing protein, with product MKKFLVRVNAQEFEVEVEEITQKAAKNTPALQSPVKHQITGSGNGHVLAPMPGVITQAHVKIGDIVKADRTVVTLEAMKMENRIPAGKDGRVLDILVSVGQNVTAGELLVVIS
- a CDS encoding acyl-CoA mutase large subunit family protein; this translates as MEKSKEFEKIAQQKVLWESKNFRNNPSKSADERWESDGSEVELLRLYSPDNLKLDYLRDLNFPGEFPYTRGVQPDMYRGRLWTMRQYAGYGTAQETNSRFQYLLKQGQTGLSVAFDLVTQIGYNSDDPLAQGEVGKVGVAIDSLADIESLFKDIPLDKVSTSMTINAPAAILLAMYIVVAEKQGIASTKLSGTIQNDILKEYMARGTYIFPPKPSMRLITDTFKYCAEHLPNWNTISISGYHIREAGSNAIQEVAFTLADGIAYVEAALNAGLEIDQFAPRLSFFFNAHSNFLEEIAKFRAARRVWAKIMKNRFKADNPKSLMMRFHTQTAGCTLTAQQPEVNIMRVAFQALSAVLGGTQSLHTNAWDEALALPSQESALLALRTQQTIAYETGVTETVDPLGGSYCVEKLTEDIEKAVWGYLEKIDELGGAVRAIELGFQQKEIQTSAYRYQMEIENQKRIIVGINKFEIKQDPPQGLLKVNPKVEQEQKQRLAAVYRKRNQAEVENSLIRLEKAAKSTENLMPFFLDCVRNYTTLGEICDVLRQVFGEYRQDNTF
- a CDS encoding AzlC family ABC transporter permease, whose translation is MSNKNIPWKNGIKDGIPIALGYFAVSFTFGIVAKKAGLTPFQAVFMSGANLTSAGQFGALALIGTSATYLEMALTQLVINLRYCLMSCSLSQKFEAGAGWPHRFPVAFGVTDEIFGVSVCKKGKLNPFYNYGLMSVSIPGWMLGTFCGAVSGGLLPARIISALSVALYGMFIAVIVPPAKGNKLLTGIIGSSMLLSLLFAQLPILSEISQGFKIIILTVLIAGMAALLFPVKEEAAHER
- a CDS encoding LysR family transcriptional regulator, translated to MNRYQAFMKIMETGSFTKAAEELGYTQSAISQMIRALEEELSTVLFLRSRKGITLTPDAEEFLPYIKAVHYSYRELEEKRREMQGLQKGIIRIGTFSSVSSNWLPDLIRDFKARYPSVRFELHQGEYTSIAQLIKEGSVDFGFVNPDAQAVSELKTIPLQQDEMLVVVSQNHPLTCKEKISLRDLVDEAYILLDEGQLSVPLEFFKRENLHPNVQYRVHDDYTIMSMIESGLGISILPKLIISRSPYCIATLELSPPIVRTISLAFKNKKVLPIASRYFMDFIVERYGRTS
- a CDS encoding acyl-CoA carboxylase subunit beta, with the translated sequence MDIYAKLSELTALQEATKLGGGVGRIIRQHENGKMTARERIDVLLDVDSFIETDTFIKGEMTDFTKPDVVNVGEGVVTGYGTIHGRLVYIFSQDFTVFGGALGDLHSRKICKIMDLALKNGAPVIGLNDSGGARIQEGVSALSAYGDIFYRNTLASGVIPQISVIMGPCAGGAVYSPAITDFTFMVDKTSQMFITGPQVIKSVTGEEVTTKELGGAMVHNHTSGVAHFLGQSETDTLEMVRHLLTYLPQNNLEESPILEGKPPKAEDDDLLNVVPIEPNKQYDVRDVLYLLVDGGEFFEVHQRFAQNIVTCFARFEGMAVGIVANQPAYLAGCLDIDASDKLSRFVRFCDCFNIPLITFVDVPGFLPGVDQEYRGIIRHGAKILYAYSEATVPKITIILRKAYGGAYVAMCSRSLGADVAVAWPTAEIAVMGPDGAANIIFREEIMKSADPKATMKQRTEEYREKFANPYIASAKGLIDNIIDPRDTRKMIIQSLNMLNSKREAHPRKKHGNIPF
- a CDS encoding electron transfer flavoprotein subunit alpha codes for the protein MILLNERCKGCGLCVRQCPFAAIEVIDKLAQFKDNCTNCGACAEVCKFNAILEEEKSTSNVNLENYDGIWVFAEQRQGKLSEVALELLGIANELAIQRQTGVTAVLLGQHIKIISNELIAYGADRVIVVDNPDLNHYRTEPYTYVLADLIKKYRPEAVLLGATTIGRDFAPRLARRLGTGLTADCTELAVEPKEKIILQTRPAFGGNLMATIACPNHRPQMSTVRPGVMQKLPLDTNRRGDIIEELYHIPPEVIRSKVIELVKAAKASINIEDAEIIIAGGRGAGGQEGFHKLIELADMLGASVAASRAAVEAGWIDHAHQVGQTGKTVKPKLYIACGISGAIQHLAGMQNSSCIVAINSDPNAPIFKVADYGLVADIKEVLPVLAKQLQAVSLSA
- the accC gene encoding acetyl-CoA carboxylase biotin carboxylase subunit produces the protein MFRKILIANRGEIAVRIIRTCQEMQVKTIAIYTEVDSDSLHVKLADEAVKCVSRTGYLDMEWIIQKAVNMGAQAIHPGYGFLAENPLFAKKILEAGLVFIGPDAHTMALMGDKSKARETMASSGFPVVPGGTGIVMSTEEALPMARTLGYPVLIKAVAGGGGRGMRLVLEEDQLVLSLESASSEAKACFNNSDVYLEKYLEGCRHVEIQILADNYGEVVSLGERDCSIQRRHQKLIEESPSPALTPELRNRMSEVSCNAVKAVGYRGAGTLEFLLDKDLNFYFMEMNTRIQVEHTITELICGLDLIKEQIRIAAGEPLGYKQTDIRLTGWAMECRINAEDPVTFMPSPGKIEYFRPPGGFGVRVDSAAYSGYTVTPFYDSLISKLLVYGRTRAEVLARMQRALAEFSISGVKTTIPFHQRILADKDFQRGKFTTDFIQKKLDSEKENSLELEYHSDLDDQARDNLLIAVLSAAIETYEKSEHVRYRIINIQPSGKMRSAWRLASLYGGG
- a CDS encoding cobalamin B12-binding domain-containing protein — translated: MEKEQRIRVLIGKVGLDGHDRGAKVIAQALRDAGMEVVYTGLRQTPDQIVEAAIQEDVQVIGISILSGAHSYLLPRIIELLAREGAQDIPVIAGGVIPKDDQEFLKEAGVVEIFETGTPTGDIVTFIKEYNKGLRNDVEA
- the mce gene encoding methylmalonyl-CoA epimerase, whose translation is MDLQLKLDHLGIAVKNLDEAISVYLGLGLSCSQLETIPEQKVRTATLRIGDTNLELLEPMEANSPVGKFLAARGGGIHHLAFQVESIEEKLFELKNSGIRLIDKTPRIGLGGSKVAFIHPQSTFNTLIELVERCSQV